One genomic segment of Alicycliphilus denitrificans K601 includes these proteins:
- the gcvH gene encoding glycine cleavage system protein GcvH, with translation MSLKFSKDHEWVDAADANAAVVGITVHAQDALGDVVFVDLPEVGATLAQGDVAGVVESVKAAADVYMPVSGEIVEVNEALRADPSLANSDPLAAGWFFKVKISNPGELDGLMDETAYGAFAASA, from the coding sequence ATGAGCCTCAAATTCTCCAAAGACCATGAATGGGTCGACGCCGCAGACGCCAACGCCGCCGTGGTCGGCATCACCGTGCACGCGCAGGACGCGCTGGGCGACGTGGTTTTCGTCGACCTGCCCGAAGTCGGCGCCACCCTCGCTCAGGGCGACGTGGCCGGCGTGGTCGAGTCGGTGAAGGCCGCGGCCGACGTGTACATGCCCGTCTCGGGCGAGATCGTGGAGGTCAACGAGGCCCTGCGCGCCGACCCGTCGCTGGCCAACAGCGACCCGCTGGCCGCGGGCTGGTTCTTCAAGGTCAAGATCAGCAACCCCGGCGAGCTCGACGGCCTGATGGACGAGACCGCCTACGGCGCCTTTGCCGCCAGCGCCTGA
- the gcvP gene encoding aminomethyl-transferring glycine dehydrogenase, giving the protein MTAALPLSALENATEFLPRHIGIDAQDEAHMLSAIGEASRRALVDSIVPRSIARAAAMDLPAPCTEADALAELKTIAGRNRLLKSFIGQGYYGTHTPGVILRNILENPAWYTAYTPYQAEISQGRMEALVNFQTMVCDLTAMPIANASMLDEATAAAEAMTLARRSVKAKGNVFIVSGDCHPQTIEVIQTRAAPLGLAVRIVRSAEEWVAAINGDDYFAALNQYPASSGWLADWTQSAEAIHAKNAALILAADLLALTLLKAPGEMGADIVVGTTQRFGMPMGAGGPHAAYMACRDEFKRSMPGRLVGVSVDAHGRPAYRLALQTREQHIRREKATSNICTAQVLPAVIASMYAVYHGPEGLTRIARRVARFTAILSRGLDRLGYTARHHGTAFDTLCLKTGDATDAIAARAVSMGANLRKAWKDYLCISLDETTTRADIELLWKIFAKDGQQLPTIESMDDGAPSLIPEGLRRTSAFLTHPVFNTHHSETGMLRYIRQLSDKDLALDRTMIPLGSCTMKLNATSEMIPITWPEFADVHPFAPADQLAGYAELDALLRRWLCQATGYAGVSLQPNAGSQGEYAGLLAIKAYHEAQGHAHRNVCLIPSSAHGTNPASAQMVGMQVVVTKCDESGNVDMADLRAKCEQHSQDLACVMITYPSTHGVFETQVKELCQIVHQHGGRVYVDGANMNALVGVAAPGEFGGDVSHLNLHKTFCIPHGGGGPGVGPVCVVEDLAPYLPGHATAGIAGGTGAVSAAPLGNAAVLPISWMYIRMMGAEGLTAATEAAILSANYISARLKDHYPTLYASANGHVAHECILDLRQLKETSGVMAEDVAKRLIDYGFHAPTLSFPVANTLMVEPTESETLAEIDRFIDAMIAIREEIRHVENGTWPQDDNPLKNAPHTAESLLKADWPHPYAREAAAYPVASLRQGKYWAPVGRVDNVYGDRNLFCSCVPVGEPA; this is encoded by the coding sequence ATGACTGCCGCCCTGCCCCTGTCCGCACTCGAAAACGCCACCGAATTCCTGCCCCGCCACATCGGCATCGACGCGCAGGACGAGGCGCACATGCTGTCCGCCATCGGCGAGGCCTCGCGCCGCGCGCTGGTCGATTCCATCGTGCCGCGCTCCATCGCCCGCGCGGCCGCCATGGATCTGCCCGCGCCCTGCACCGAGGCCGACGCGCTGGCCGAACTCAAGACCATCGCCGGCAGGAACCGGCTGCTCAAGAGCTTCATCGGCCAGGGCTACTACGGCACGCACACGCCGGGCGTGATCCTGCGCAACATCCTGGAGAACCCCGCCTGGTACACGGCCTACACGCCCTACCAGGCCGAGATCAGCCAGGGCCGCATGGAGGCGCTGGTCAACTTCCAGACCATGGTATGCGACCTGACTGCGATGCCGATCGCCAATGCCTCGATGCTCGACGAGGCCACGGCAGCGGCCGAGGCGATGACGCTGGCGAGGCGCTCGGTCAAGGCCAAGGGCAACGTGTTCATCGTCTCGGGCGACTGCCACCCGCAGACCATCGAGGTGATCCAGACCCGCGCCGCGCCGCTGGGCCTCGCGGTCAGGATCGTCCGCTCCGCCGAGGAATGGGTCGCCGCCATCAACGGTGACGACTACTTCGCCGCGCTCAACCAGTACCCCGCCAGCAGCGGCTGGCTGGCCGACTGGACGCAAAGCGCCGAGGCCATCCACGCGAAGAACGCCGCGCTGATCCTGGCCGCCGACCTGCTCGCGCTCACGCTGCTCAAGGCACCGGGCGAGATGGGCGCCGACATCGTCGTCGGTACCACGCAGCGCTTCGGCATGCCCATGGGCGCGGGCGGCCCGCACGCCGCCTACATGGCCTGCCGCGACGAGTTCAAGCGCTCCATGCCCGGGCGCCTCGTCGGCGTGAGCGTGGACGCGCACGGCCGGCCGGCCTACCGCCTCGCGCTGCAGACGCGCGAGCAGCACATCCGCCGCGAGAAGGCCACCTCCAACATCTGCACCGCGCAGGTGCTGCCCGCCGTCATCGCCAGCATGTACGCCGTGTACCACGGCCCCGAGGGCCTGACGCGCATCGCGCGGCGCGTGGCGCGCTTCACGGCCATCCTGAGCCGCGGCCTGGATCGGCTGGGCTACACCGCGCGCCACCACGGCACGGCCTTCGACACGCTGTGCCTGAAAACCGGAGACGCTACCGATGCGATAGCTGCCAGGGCAGTATCCATGGGCGCCAACCTGCGAAAAGCCTGGAAAGACTATCTGTGCATCTCGCTGGACGAGACCACCACCCGCGCCGACATCGAGCTGCTGTGGAAGATCTTCGCCAAGGACGGCCAGCAGCTCCCCACCATCGAGTCCATGGACGACGGCGCGCCGTCGCTCATCCCCGAGGGCCTGCGGCGCACCAGCGCCTTCCTCACGCACCCGGTGTTCAACACGCACCACAGCGAGACGGGCATGCTGCGCTACATCCGCCAGCTGTCCGACAAGGACCTTGCGCTGGACCGCACCATGATCCCGCTGGGCTCCTGCACCATGAAGCTCAACGCCACCAGCGAGATGATCCCCATCACCTGGCCCGAGTTCGCCGACGTGCACCCCTTCGCCCCGGCCGACCAGCTCGCGGGCTATGCCGAGCTCGACGCCCTGCTGCGGCGCTGGCTGTGCCAGGCCACCGGCTACGCCGGCGTGAGCCTGCAGCCCAACGCGGGCAGCCAGGGCGAATACGCGGGCTTGCTAGCCATCAAGGCCTACCACGAGGCCCAGGGCCACGCGCATCGCAACGTCTGCTTGATCCCGTCCAGCGCCCACGGCACCAACCCCGCCAGCGCGCAGATGGTAGGCATGCAGGTGGTGGTGACCAAGTGCGACGAGAGCGGCAACGTGGACATGGCGGACCTGCGCGCCAAGTGCGAGCAGCACAGTCAGGACCTGGCCTGCGTGATGATCACCTACCCGAGCACGCACGGCGTGTTCGAGACGCAGGTCAAGGAGCTGTGCCAGATCGTGCACCAGCACGGCGGCCGCGTGTACGTGGACGGCGCCAACATGAACGCCCTGGTCGGCGTGGCGGCGCCCGGCGAGTTCGGCGGCGACGTAAGCCACCTGAACCTGCACAAGACCTTCTGCATCCCGCACGGCGGCGGCGGCCCCGGCGTGGGCCCGGTGTGCGTGGTGGAGGATCTCGCACCCTACCTGCCCGGCCACGCCACCGCGGGCATCGCCGGCGGGACGGGCGCGGTCAGCGCGGCGCCCCTGGGCAACGCGGCCGTGCTGCCCATCAGCTGGATGTACATCCGCATGATGGGCGCCGAGGGCCTGACGGCCGCGACCGAGGCCGCGATCCTGAGCGCCAACTACATCAGCGCGCGCCTGAAGGACCACTACCCCACGCTGTACGCGTCGGCCAACGGCCACGTGGCGCACGAGTGCATCCTGGACCTGCGCCAGCTCAAGGAAACCAGCGGCGTGATGGCCGAGGACGTGGCCAAGCGCCTGATCGACTACGGCTTTCACGCGCCCACGCTGTCCTTCCCCGTGGCCAACACACTCATGGTCGAGCCCACCGAGAGCGAGACCCTGGCCGAGATCGACCGCTTCATCGACGCGATGATCGCCATCCGCGAGGAGATCCGCCACGTCGAGAACGGCACCTGGCCGCAGGACGACAACCCGCTCAAGAACGCCCCGCACACGGCCGAGAGCCTGCTCAAGGCCGATTGGCCCCACCCCTACGCGCGCGAAGCCGCCGCCTACCCCGTGGCCAGTCTGCGCCAGGGCAAGTACTGGGCCCCCGTGGGCCGCGTGGATAACGTGTACGGCGACCGCAACCTGTTCTGCAGCTGCGTGCCCGTGGGCGAGCCGGCCTGA
- a CDS encoding metal/formaldehyde-sensitive transcriptional repressor — protein MPHTAEDKQRAITRLRRIRGQAEALERAVEAGSDCAPILQQLAAMRGAVHGLMADLLDSHVRETLAQQPSPQAVEEMRALLRSYLK, from the coding sequence ATGCCCCACACCGCCGAAGACAAGCAGCGCGCCATCACCCGCCTGCGCCGCATCCGCGGCCAGGCCGAGGCGCTGGAGCGCGCCGTGGAGGCGGGCAGCGACTGTGCGCCCATCCTGCAGCAGCTGGCCGCCATGCGCGGCGCCGTGCACGGGCTGATGGCCGACCTGCTCGACAGCCACGTGCGCGAGACGCTGGCGCAGCAGCCCTCGCCCCAGGCCGTCGAGGAGATGCGGGCCCTGCTGCGCTCGTACCTGAAATAA
- a CDS encoding S-(hydroxymethyl)glutathione dehydrogenase/class III alcohol dehydrogenase yields the protein MKSRAAVAFKAGEPLTIVEIDVAPPKKGEVLIRITHTGVCHTDAFTLSGDDPEGIFPAVLGHEGAGIVVECGEGVTSVKPGDHVIPLYTAECGECLFCKSGKTNLCVAVRATQGKGVMPDGTTRFSYNGQPVYHYMGCSTFSEYTVVAEVSLAKVNPQANPEQVCLLGCGVTTGLGAVKNTAKVQEGDTVAVFGLGGIGLAVIQGAKLAKAGRIIAVDTNRAKFDLARTFGATDCVNPKDFDKPIQQVIVEMTGWGVDHSFECIGNVQVMRAALECAHRGWGQSVIIGVAGAGQEISTRPFQLVTGRRWLGTAFGGVKGRSELPDMVEDAMAGKIQLKPFVTHTMGLTDINLAFDLMHEGKSIRSVVHYAD from the coding sequence ATGAAATCCCGCGCCGCCGTTGCCTTCAAAGCCGGAGAACCCCTCACGATCGTCGAGATCGACGTCGCCCCGCCGAAGAAGGGCGAGGTGCTCATCCGGATCACCCACACGGGCGTGTGCCACACCGACGCCTTCACCCTGAGCGGCGACGACCCCGAAGGCATCTTCCCCGCCGTGCTGGGCCATGAGGGCGCCGGCATCGTCGTCGAGTGCGGCGAAGGCGTGACCAGCGTGAAGCCCGGCGACCACGTGATCCCGCTGTACACCGCCGAGTGCGGCGAATGTCTGTTCTGCAAGAGCGGCAAGACCAACCTGTGCGTGGCCGTGCGCGCCACCCAGGGCAAGGGCGTGATGCCCGACGGCACCACGCGCTTCTCGTACAACGGCCAGCCCGTCTACCACTACATGGGCTGCAGCACCTTCAGCGAATACACCGTGGTAGCCGAGGTGTCGCTCGCCAAGGTCAACCCCCAGGCCAACCCCGAGCAGGTGTGCCTGCTGGGCTGCGGCGTGACCACGGGCCTGGGCGCCGTGAAGAACACCGCCAAGGTGCAGGAGGGCGACACCGTGGCCGTCTTCGGCCTGGGCGGCATAGGCCTGGCCGTGATCCAGGGCGCGAAGCTGGCCAAGGCCGGGCGCATCATCGCCGTCGACACCAATCGGGCCAAGTTCGACCTTGCGCGCACCTTCGGCGCCACCGATTGCGTGAACCCCAAGGACTTCGACAAGCCCATCCAGCAGGTGATCGTGGAGATGACCGGCTGGGGCGTGGACCACAGCTTCGAGTGCATAGGCAACGTCCAGGTCATGCGCGCGGCGCTCGAATGCGCGCACCGCGGCTGGGGCCAGAGCGTCATCATCGGCGTGGCCGGCGCGGGCCAGGAGATCAGTACCCGCCCGTTCCAGCTCGTCACCGGCCGTCGCTGGCTGGGCACGGCCTTCGGCGGCGTCAAGGGCCGCAGCGAGTTGCCCGACATGGTCGAGGACGCCATGGCCGGCAAGATCCAGCTCAAGCCCTTCGTGACGCACACCATGGGCCTCACGGACATCAACCTAGCCTTTGACCTGATGCACGAGGGCAAGTCCATCCGCTCGGTGGTCCACTACGCGGACTGA
- the fghA gene encoding S-formylglutathione hydrolase produces the protein MSTAIELLSSHACFGGEQRFYRHASREIGLPMQFSVYLPPRALAGDAAPALLYLAGLTCTEETFMVKAGAQRLAAELGLALIAPDTSPRGAGVAGEADAWDFGEGAGFYLDATQAPWAAHWRMESWLLRELLPLVAATLPVDAVRLGIFGHSMGGHGALTLALRHPGRFRSLSAFAPICAPTRCPWGEKAFGGYLGADRAAWAAHDATALMHSQAAAPYPAGILIDQGLADKFLAEQLHPHLFEAACASVGQPLTLRRHAGYDHGYYFIQSFVDDHLRHHARQLAA, from the coding sequence ATGTCCACTGCCATCGAACTGCTGTCGAGCCACGCCTGCTTCGGCGGCGAGCAGCGCTTCTACCGCCACGCGTCGCGCGAGATCGGCCTGCCCATGCAGTTCTCCGTCTACCTGCCGCCCCGCGCCCTGGCGGGCGACGCCGCGCCCGCCCTGCTCTACCTGGCAGGCCTGACCTGCACCGAGGAAACCTTCATGGTCAAGGCCGGCGCCCAGCGCCTGGCGGCCGAGCTGGGCCTGGCGCTGATCGCGCCCGACACCAGCCCGCGCGGCGCGGGCGTGGCGGGCGAGGCCGACGCCTGGGACTTCGGCGAGGGCGCGGGCTTCTACCTGGACGCCACGCAGGCCCCCTGGGCCGCGCACTGGCGCATGGAAAGCTGGCTGCTGCGGGAGCTGCTGCCGCTCGTTGCCGCCACCCTGCCCGTGGACGCCGTGCGGCTGGGCATCTTCGGCCACAGCATGGGTGGCCACGGCGCGCTCACGCTGGCGCTACGCCACCCGGGCCGATTCAGGAGCCTGTCGGCCTTCGCCCCCATCTGCGCGCCCACGCGCTGCCCCTGGGGCGAGAAGGCCTTCGGCGGCTACCTGGGCGCCGACCGCGCGGCCTGGGCCGCGCACGACGCCACCGCGCTCATGCACAGCCAGGCCGCCGCACCCTACCCCGCGGGCATCCTCATCGACCAGGGCCTGGCCGACAAATTCCTGGCCGAGCAGCTGCACCCGCACCTGTTCGAGGCCGCCTGCGCGTCCGTGGGCCAGCCGCTCACGCTGCGCCGCCACGCGGGCTACGACCACGGCTACTACTTCATCCAGAGCTTCGTGGACGACCACCTGCGCCACCACGCCCGGCAGCTGGCGGCGTAG
- a CDS encoding LysR family transcriptional regulator: MRNLNLDQLQTLIAIADLGTFAAAAQALHLAPPTVSLHIKELESRLQADLVVRGRRQAELTQAGKALVEEGRKLLAASDDLVELVRRRATGLDGLVKVGVSAGVSTRLLPMMLEALSRQSPGVEVRLEAVGSADAMLRLKADTLDIGIVASPQPAVAGIRLTPWRNDLMVALLPASWGAPELVTPEWLAGRRWASFAPATQMHGLIAAWFGQAGFNPRPYLALSYPGALKSLAAASQSAAILPLEEVKDEQHSPDVQIRHLHPPLMRPMAVAHRYSPEPGRAVSSVLQVLADFAG, translated from the coding sequence ATGCGCAACCTCAACCTCGACCAGTTGCAGACGCTGATCGCCATCGCGGACCTGGGCACCTTCGCCGCCGCCGCGCAGGCGCTGCACCTCGCGCCGCCCACCGTCAGCCTGCACATCAAGGAGCTGGAGTCGCGCCTGCAGGCAGATCTCGTCGTGCGCGGCAGGCGGCAGGCTGAACTGACGCAGGCCGGTAAGGCGCTGGTGGAGGAAGGACGCAAGCTGCTGGCGGCCAGCGACGATCTGGTCGAGCTGGTCCGGCGCCGCGCCACGGGGCTCGATGGCCTCGTGAAGGTGGGCGTCTCGGCCGGCGTCAGCACCCGGCTGCTACCCATGATGCTCGAAGCGCTGAGCCGGCAAAGCCCGGGGGTGGAGGTCAGGCTGGAGGCTGTGGGATCGGCCGACGCCATGCTGCGCCTGAAAGCCGACACGCTCGACATCGGCATCGTCGCCAGCCCCCAGCCGGCGGTCGCGGGAATCCGCCTGACACCCTGGCGCAACGACTTGATGGTTGCGCTCCTCCCCGCGTCCTGGGGCGCGCCGGAACTGGTGACGCCCGAATGGCTTGCGGGGCGCCGCTGGGCGTCCTTCGCCCCCGCGACGCAGATGCACGGCCTCATCGCCGCGTGGTTCGGCCAGGCCGGGTTCAATCCGCGCCCCTATCTGGCCCTGAGCTACCCCGGCGCGCTCAAGAGCCTGGCCGCGGCCAGCCAGAGCGCCGCCATCCTGCCGCTGGAGGAGGTCAAGGACGAGCAGCACTCGCCAGACGTGCAGATACGCCATCTGCACCCCCCGCTGATGCGGCCCATGGCCGTGGCGCACCGGTATTCGCCGGAACCCGGCCGGGCCGTATCCAGCGTGCTGCAGGTGCTGGCCGACTTCGCCGGCTAG
- a CDS encoding PA0069 family radical SAM protein encodes MHEDGILTLPLQAIKGRGAASRMVHRFARDARDAFDDGWDAQADGAGPAAAPRTQVIWEDARSALCSNDSPDIFFEQSVNPYRGCEHGCVYCYARPTHSYLGLSPGLDFETRIIAKRNIAALLRAELARAGHRPSVVNIGSATDCYQPVERELLLTRAVIEVMRDARHPFALVTKSSGVERDLDLLAPLARERLAMACVTITTLDAALARVLEPRAAAPHRRLRTIRTLAEAGVPVGVSVAPQIPFITEDMEQVLAAARDAGATSAFYTVIRLPWELNPLMREWLQLHYPQRAERVLARIQDLHGIAEADRRAGKAYDSRRGTRMKGTGLWADLLRQRFEKACARLGLNRQRTALDLSQYRPALARGQGVLF; translated from the coding sequence ATGCATGAAGACGGCATCCTTACGCTTCCCCTGCAGGCCATCAAGGGGCGCGGCGCGGCGAGCCGCATGGTGCACCGGTTCGCCCGCGACGCGCGTGATGCCTTCGACGACGGCTGGGATGCCCAGGCCGACGGCGCCGGGCCCGCGGCCGCGCCGCGCACACAGGTGATCTGGGAGGACGCGCGCAGCGCCCTGTGCTCCAACGACTCGCCCGACATCTTCTTCGAGCAGTCCGTGAACCCCTACCGCGGCTGCGAGCATGGCTGCGTGTACTGCTATGCGCGGCCCACGCACAGCTATCTCGGCCTCTCGCCGGGGCTGGACTTCGAGACCCGCATCATCGCCAAGCGCAACATTGCCGCGCTGCTGCGCGCCGAGCTGGCGCGTGCGGGCCACCGGCCGTCCGTCGTCAACATCGGCTCGGCCACCGACTGCTACCAGCCCGTGGAGCGCGAGCTGCTTCTGACGCGCGCGGTGATCGAGGTGATGCGCGATGCGCGCCACCCGTTCGCGCTGGTCACCAAGAGCAGCGGCGTGGAGCGCGACCTGGACCTGCTGGCCCCGCTGGCGCGCGAGCGGCTCGCCATGGCCTGCGTGACCATCACCACGCTGGACGCGGCCCTGGCGCGCGTGCTGGAGCCGCGCGCCGCCGCGCCGCACCGGCGGCTGCGCACCATACGGACCCTGGCCGAAGCCGGCGTGCCCGTGGGCGTGAGCGTGGCGCCGCAGATCCCGTTCATCACCGAGGACATGGAGCAGGTGCTGGCTGCCGCGCGCGACGCGGGCGCCACCTCGGCCTTCTACACCGTGATTCGCCTGCCGTGGGAGCTCAACCCGCTGATGCGCGAATGGCTGCAACTGCACTACCCACAGCGCGCCGAGCGCGTGCTGGCGCGCATACAGGATCTGCACGGCATCGCCGAGGCCGACCGGCGCGCCGGCAAGGCCTACGACAGCCGCCGCGGCACCCGCATGAAAGGCACGGGCCTGTGGGCCGACCTGCTGCGCCAGCGCTTCGAGAAGGCCTGCGCGCGCCTGGGCCTGAACCGCCAGCGCACCGCGCTGGACCTGTCGCAGTACCGCCCGGCGCTGGCGCGCGGCCAGGGCGTGCTGTTCTAG
- the rnk gene encoding nucleoside diphosphate kinase regulator, with product MQRKPHIILSSLDMERIEALLEKQTAPFPGRDALEAELDRADVFDPKDMPPNVVTMNSTVRFTMLESGKTNTLTLVYPKEMDGSGDKVSIFAPVGIALLGLAVGDEFQMPSPTGQVTVRVDGIEFQPENAGELHR from the coding sequence ATGCAGCGCAAACCCCACATCATCCTGTCGTCCCTGGACATGGAGCGCATAGAAGCCCTGCTGGAGAAGCAGACGGCGCCGTTTCCCGGCCGCGACGCGCTGGAGGCGGAGCTCGACCGCGCCGACGTGTTCGACCCCAAAGACATGCCGCCCAACGTGGTGACCATGAACTCCACCGTGCGCTTCACCATGCTGGAGTCCGGCAAGACCAATACGCTGACGCTGGTCTACCCCAAGGAGATGGACGGCTCCGGCGACAAGGTGTCGATCTTCGCGCCGGTGGGTATCGCGCTGCTGGGCCTCGCCGTGGGCGACGAGTTCCAGATGCCCAGCCCCACGGGGCAGGTCACGGTGCGCGTGGACGGCATCGAATTCCAGCCCGAGAACGCGGGCGAACTGCACCGCTGA
- a CDS encoding acyltransferase family protein, with translation MTQVHRSALIDCTKGLACAAIVWHHLAFYGPMSDVARQAMPEVIDWLGEYARMAVQVFLVLGGFLAAASLAPRGHARFDDPWPRNARRFVRLVVPYTVALVVAIVVQAAVRPWFDHPSVSEDPTLWQLLAHALLLHGVLGEESLSAGVWYVAIDFQLFALTTLLLAGVTRLAATLRMRWGGRALARCWPWAMSGGQALVLAGVAASLLHFNLDAQWDVWAVYFFGAYGLGMLACWAVQSPRAVGAWSWAMLMAALVLAALTLEWRPRIALAGATALALVATMRTPALARWTGWAPLNRLGRISYSVFLVHFSVCLLVNAVESHFWPQSIAAAEAGMVLAFALSIAAGHLLYERVERHVPTWQAALRWQAGLVGTGLLAALLAGLK, from the coding sequence ATGACCCAGGTTCACCGCAGCGCCCTGATCGATTGCACCAAGGGGCTGGCCTGCGCCGCCATCGTCTGGCACCACCTGGCGTTCTACGGCCCCATGTCCGACGTGGCGCGCCAAGCCATGCCGGAGGTGATCGACTGGCTCGGCGAATACGCGCGCATGGCCGTGCAGGTGTTCCTGGTGCTCGGCGGCTTCCTGGCTGCGGCCAGCCTGGCGCCCCGGGGGCATGCGCGCTTCGATGACCCCTGGCCCCGCAACGCGCGGCGCTTCGTGCGCCTCGTGGTGCCCTACACCGTGGCGCTGGTGGTGGCCATCGTGGTGCAGGCGGCCGTGCGGCCGTGGTTCGACCATCCATCGGTCTCGGAAGACCCCACCCTGTGGCAGCTGCTGGCCCATGCCCTGCTGCTGCACGGCGTGCTCGGCGAGGAGTCGCTCTCGGCCGGCGTGTGGTACGTCGCCATCGACTTCCAGCTGTTCGCGTTGACCACCCTGCTGCTGGCCGGCGTGACCAGGCTGGCCGCGACGCTGCGCATGCGCTGGGGCGGCCGCGCGTTGGCGCGCTGCTGGCCCTGGGCGATGAGCGGTGGGCAGGCCCTGGTGCTGGCCGGCGTGGCGGCGTCGCTGCTGCACTTCAACCTGGACGCGCAGTGGGACGTGTGGGCCGTGTACTTCTTCGGCGCCTACGGGCTCGGCATGCTGGCCTGCTGGGCCGTGCAATCGCCCCGGGCCGTGGGCGCCTGGAGCTGGGCAATGCTCATGGCGGCCCTGGTGCTGGCGGCGCTCACGCTGGAATGGCGGCCGCGCATAGCCCTGGCCGGCGCCACGGCGCTGGCGTTGGTGGCGACCATGCGCACGCCCGCCCTGGCGCGCTGGACGGGCTGGGCGCCGCTCAACCGGCTGGGGCGGATCTCGTACTCGGTCTTCCTCGTGCACTTCTCGGTGTGCCTGCTCGTCAACGCCGTGGAAAGCCATTTCTGGCCGCAGTCCATTGCAGCGGCCGAGGCGGGCATGGTGCTGGCGTTCGCCCTGTCCATTGCCGCGGGCCATCTGCTGTATGAGCGCGTGGAGCGCCATGTGCCCACCTGGCAGGCGGCGCTGCGCTGGCAGGCAGGGCTCGTGGGCACGGGCCTGCTGGCGGCCCTGCTGGCCGGCCTCAAGTAA
- a CDS encoding NAD(P)H-dependent flavin oxidoreductase, with translation MSKLPLALQKLSLPVIGSPLFIISNPRLVIEQCKAGIVGSMPALNARPAAQLEDWLAEITETLAAWDRAHPDQPSAPFAINQIVHKSNDRLEHDMQVCAKYKVPIVITSLGAREDVNQAVHGWGGIVLHDIINNKFARKAIEKGADGLIAVAAGAGGHAGVKSPFALVQEIRQWFDGPLALSGSIASGGAILAAQAAGADFAYIGSAFIATHEARAVDAYKQAIVEGTSDDIVYSNLFTGVHGNYLAPSIRAAGLDPDKLPESDPSKMNFGGDAKKAWKDIWGCGQGIGSITAVVPAAELIARLRREYQEARQRLALG, from the coding sequence ATGTCCAAGCTGCCGCTGGCGTTGCAAAAGCTCTCGCTGCCCGTGATCGGCTCGCCCCTGTTCATCATCAGCAACCCCCGGCTCGTGATCGAGCAGTGCAAGGCCGGTATCGTGGGCTCCATGCCGGCGCTGAATGCGCGCCCGGCGGCGCAGCTCGAAGACTGGCTCGCGGAAATCACCGAAACCCTGGCCGCCTGGGACCGGGCGCATCCAGACCAGCCCTCGGCGCCGTTCGCCATCAACCAGATCGTGCACAAGAGCAACGACCGGCTGGAGCACGACATGCAGGTGTGCGCCAAGTACAAGGTGCCCATCGTTATCACCAGCCTGGGCGCGCGCGAGGACGTGAACCAGGCCGTGCACGGCTGGGGCGGCATCGTGCTGCACGACATCATCAACAACAAGTTCGCGCGCAAGGCCATCGAGAAGGGCGCCGACGGCCTGATCGCCGTGGCCGCTGGCGCCGGCGGCCACGCGGGCGTGAAGAGCCCGTTTGCGCTGGTGCAGGAGATTCGCCAATGGTTCGACGGCCCGCTCGCGCTGTCGGGCTCCATCGCCTCGGGCGGCGCCATCCTGGCGGCGCAGGCGGCAGGGGCGGACTTCGCCTACATCGGCTCGGCCTTCATCGCCACGCACGAGGCGCGCGCGGTGGACGCCTACAAGCAGGCCATCGTCGAGGGCACCAGCGACGACATCGTCTACAGCAACTTGTTCACGGGCGTGCACGGCAATTACCTCGCCCCTTCGATCCGCGCGGCGGGGCTGGATCCGGACAAGCTGCCCGAGTCCGACCCGAGCAAGATGAACTTCGGTGGCGACGCCAAGAAGGCCTGGAAGGACATCTGGGGCTGCGGGCAGGGCATCGGCAGCATCACCGCGGTGGTGCCGGCGGCCGAGCTCATCGCGCGCCTGCGCCGCGAATACCAGGAGGCGCGTCAACGCCTGGCGCTGGGCTGA